Proteins encoded within one genomic window of Scheffersomyces stipitis CBS 6054 chromosome 3, complete sequence:
- a CDS encoding mitochondrial 37S ribosomal protein MRPS5 (go_component intracellular; ribosome~go_function structural constituent of ribosome~go_process protein biosynthesis): MLKSTFQPALSAGIIKRCLTSSARIYQQSSKSQGIPKATEIEPETNRKVQQHLEFLKKYYTPELLQSIQISESLIDPRDVLELKKKGFRAKSKVAPGDALSDYSKTDPVWEEPIIYPNQGEGRTPYPKIPDIQGPDRTDLKLRFKDENTLKRKETAATSTRKIAEELAKLTGLDAGYIRGLYVRPIIMKRVSLKTSKGNIPNFFVLTVVGDRNGTIGLGIGKSRDGIRTAAVKAHWNAVKNLTPIPRYEERTILGDFEYKYHAVKLFMRSAPAGFGLRVNRNIFEICQAAGIKDLRGKVYKSRNPLLVCQGFVEALTKQRSIEDLAASRGKKIVDLRKVYYSH, encoded by the coding sequence ATGTTAAAGAGCACGTTTCAGCCTGCTCTTTCGGCCGGAATAATAAAAAGATGTTTAACATCTTCGGCCAGAATATACCAGCAATCTTCCAAATCACAAGGAATACCAAAGGCTACAGAGATAGAGCCAGAAACCAACCGCAAGGTTCAGCAGCATTTGGAATTCCTCAAGAAATACTACACACCAGAATTGTTACAGAGCATTCAGATCTCTGAGTCGTTAATTGATCCTAGAGACgtgttggagttgaaaaagaaggGATTCAGAGCTAAATCTAAAGTAGCACCAGGAGATGCATTGTCAGACTATTCCAAGACAGATCCTGTCTGGGAAGAACCCATTATATATCCAAACCAAGGTGAAGGTCGTACTCCATACCCCAAGATCCCAGATATTCAAGGTCCAGACAGAACTGACTTGAAGCTTCGTTTCAAGGATGAGAACACTCTcaagagaaaagaaacagCAGCCACATCCACAAGAAAAATCGCTGAAGAGTTGGCGAAGTTGACCGGTTTGGATGCTGGATACATCAGAGGGTTGTATGTGCGTCCTATCATAATGAAGAGAGTGTCATTGAAGACATCCAAGGGAAACATCCCCAATTTCTTTGTGTTAACTGTAGTAGGAGACAGAAACGGTACCATTGGCTTAGGTATTGGTAAATCCAGAGACGGTATCAGAACAGCTGCTGTCAAAGCCCACTGGAATGCTGTCAAGAACTTAACACCTATCCCCAGATACGAAGAAAGAACCATTCTTGGAGACTTTGAATACAAATACCATGctgtcaagttgttcatgAGATCTGCTCCTGCAGGTTTTGGCTTAAGAGTCAACAGAAACATTTTTGAAATCTGCCAAGCTGCTGGTATCAAGGACTTGAGAGGTAAAGTGTACAAATCGAGAAACCCATTGTTGGTTTGTCAGGGTTTTGTAGAAGCCTTGACTAAGCAGAGGTCCATTGAAGACTTGGCTGCCTCCAGAGGTAAGAAGATTGTCGACTTGAGAAAGGTTTACTACTCCCATTAG